The sequence AAACGTCGCCGCGCTGGTGGCGGCGCTGCATCAGGGCGATCTCGCGATGCTGGGGCGTAGCATCAGCGACGCTCTCGTGGAGCCCATCCGGGCTCCGCTGGTGCCCGCGTTCTCCGAAGTCAAGGAAGCGGCATTGGCCGCCGGCGCGCTGGGCTGCTCCATTTCCGGCTCCGGGCCTAGCGTGCTGGCGTTTGCCGACTCGGATGCGGCGGCCGATTCCGTCGCGACAGCGATGGAAGGGGCGCTCGCCCGAGCCGGCGTCAGCAGCGACCGCTACGTCGGGCCGGTCAACGCGGCCGGCGCACGAGTTGTCGACCAGGAGCTTGCGCCGTAGAAGTTTCGCGCCAGCGAAACTTCCAACGCGCCGGGCACGGCGCGCTTTCGCGCCAGCGAAACTTCCAACGCGCCCGCACGCCCCTAGGACCGCGGTTCTTCCGCGGCAGTATCGGTCGTTGACGCCGTGGAGTCCGTCGCCGGCGCTGCGGCGTCAGCGTCGCCCGCCAGCTCAACGGCGTCCGCCGGCGACGCGGTGGCCTCCGTCGGCGGAGGAGAGCCTTCCTCCGCCGGAGCCGGGGCTGGCGCCGGCTCGGCCGCGGCCGGCGTCGCGGCGAGCGGCATGATGATCCACGCCGTCAGGTAGATCAGCAGCCCGCCGATCAGAAGGGTGCAGAGCGTGAGCAGCACCCACAACACGCGCACGGCGCTCGGATCGACGCCGAAGAAACTGGCGATACCGCCGCATACGCCCGCCAGCTTGATGTCGGTGGACGATCGCTCCAGCCTCCTGACGCCCTGAACGATCGGTTCCGACCCTTCCTCCGCTTCCGGAACGATGAGCCAGCACACGATGTAGGCGAAGACGCCGAGGAAGATGCCGATGCCCAGTCCCAGCAGTCCCGCCACCGTCAGGCCGAGCCACAACACGCGGATGAACACCGGATCGGTGTCGAGATAGCGCGCGATGCCACCGCAGACCCCGCCGATGCGCCGGTCGACGAGCGAGCGCCGCAGTTGCTTTGGGGTCGCGCCGCCGGGT comes from Acidobacteriota bacterium and encodes:
- a CDS encoding PspC domain-containing protein encodes the protein MENQQTPGGATPKQLRRSLVDRRIGGVCGGIARYLDTDPVFIRVLWLGLTVAGLLGLGIGIFLGVFAYIVCWLIVPEAEEGSEPIVQGVRRLERSSTDIKLAGVCGGIASFFGVDPSAVRVLWVLLTLCTLLIGGLLIYLTAWIIMPLAATPAAAEPAPAPAPAEEGSPPPTEATASPADAVELAGDADAAAPATDSTASTTDTAAEEPRS